A window from Candidatus Nitrospira neomarina encodes these proteins:
- a CDS encoding PGPGW domain-containing protein: MIDQLIQFAESWVPREIWVGMITLSLIAFVGTLIAIPAMLIRLPPDYFDNHGHRKWFANHHPIIRAIGLMLKNGLGLIFLVAGIAMLVLPGQGILTMVLGILFLDFPGKHRVEQKLIRQPQILNAINAMREKAGKLPFVFHENTPT, translated from the coding sequence ATGATTGATCAATTAATTCAATTTGCCGAATCTTGGGTTCCCAGGGAAATCTGGGTCGGCATGATCACTCTTTCCCTAATTGCGTTTGTCGGAACCCTTATTGCGATCCCTGCTATGTTAATTCGCCTGCCACCTGATTACTTCGACAATCACGGCCACCGCAAGTGGTTTGCCAATCATCATCCAATTATTCGCGCCATTGGCTTGATGTTGAAAAACGGCCTGGGACTCATTTTTCTTGTAGCCGGAATTGCCATGCTGGTTTTACCAGGACAAGGTATCCTCACAATGGTTCTGGGTATCTTGTTTCTGGATTTTCCGGGAAAACACCGTGTCGAACAAAAACTCATTCGACAACCCCAGATTCTTAACGCCATCAACGCCATGCGAGAAAAAGCGGGCAAACTGCCGTTTGTGTTTCATGAAAACACCCCGACCTAA
- a CDS encoding EVE domain-containing protein has protein sequence MVQYWLFKSEPTTFSIDDLVHSPRKTTCWEGVRNYQARNFLKSMNVGDLGFFYHSNTDPPAIVGIVKVVKAAYPDSFAFDSRSRYFDPRSAPDSPRWFLVDVQFVEKFPQALHLDQLRAVKGLEKMELLRKGSRLSIQPVRPDEWQRVLDFAQHNTKHSSVPK, from the coding sequence ATGGTACAGTATTGGTTGTTCAAATCAGAGCCGACAACATTTTCCATTGATGATCTGGTTCACTCTCCCCGTAAGACCACATGTTGGGAAGGCGTACGTAATTACCAGGCTAGGAATTTCCTTAAATCCATGAATGTTGGGGATTTGGGATTTTTTTACCATAGCAATACTGACCCTCCAGCTATAGTTGGAATCGTGAAAGTGGTTAAGGCCGCGTATCCCGACTCTTTTGCCTTCGATTCAAGGAGCCGATATTTCGATCCGCGTAGTGCTCCGGATTCGCCCCGTTGGTTCCTTGTGGATGTCCAGTTCGTTGAAAAGTTTCCTCAAGCCTTGCATTTGGATCAGTTGCGGGCCGTTAAGGGATTAGAAAAAATGGAATTGCTTCGTAAAGGTTCCAGGCTTTCGATTCAACCAGTGCGTCCGGATGAATGGCAACGGGTGTTGGATTTTGCTCAACATAATACAAAACATTCGTCTGTTCCAAAGTAG
- a CDS encoding YciI family protein: MKFVILGKDGPEGAQKRPLYREAHLKRLEAWAQEGKVILAGPLTDKIGSLIVVEAESLEEVQAFAKDDPYALHGVFQEVTIHPFLQVFPKANLSL, encoded by the coding sequence ATGAAATTCGTCATTTTAGGTAAAGATGGTCCTGAAGGCGCACAAAAACGCCCCCTCTATCGAGAGGCCCACCTCAAACGACTTGAGGCGTGGGCCCAAGAAGGTAAAGTTATTTTGGCTGGGCCTCTGACCGATAAAATAGGAAGCTTAATCGTGGTTGAAGCAGAATCACTCGAAGAAGTCCAAGCATTTGCCAAGGATGATCCCTATGCTCTTCATGGGGTTTTTCAGGAAGTCACCATCCACCCGTTTTTACAGGTGTTTCCCAAAGCGAACCTCTCACTTTAA
- a CDS encoding DUF2203 domain-containing protein produces the protein MSDSGFPFSSERIFTLSEANGLIPELEQFWDNIKAGRQILMDTREEVKKASAQASSGGGTVMGVQYIKGLQDINGSLHAIQELGVVIKDVEIGLCDFPFLLDDRLVFLCWKSGEKQVRWWHDIDSGYANRQPLEDPNP, from the coding sequence ATGTCTGATTCAGGTTTTCCCTTTTCCAGCGAACGGATTTTCACCCTCTCCGAAGCCAACGGGTTAATTCCCGAGCTGGAACAATTTTGGGACAATATTAAGGCAGGACGGCAAATACTTATGGACACGAGGGAAGAAGTCAAAAAAGCCAGCGCCCAAGCATCCTCTGGAGGAGGGACGGTCATGGGCGTACAATATATCAAAGGGTTACAAGACATCAATGGCAGCCTGCATGCCATTCAGGAACTCGGCGTGGTGATCAAAGATGTCGAAATTGGATTATGTGATTTCCCATTTTTGCTGGATGACCGTCTGGTTTTTTTGTGTTGGAAATCCGGAGAAAAACAGGTTCGCTGGTGGCACGATATTGACAGCGGGTATGCGAACAGACAGCCTTTAGAAGACCCGAATCCCTAG
- the rho gene encoding transcription termination factor Rho has translation MYLAELKQKSIGELNEIARDLKIDGAPNLRKQELIFSILQGQSDKNGVIFGEGVLETLSDGFGFLRAPDSNYLPGPDDIYISPSQIRRFNLRTGDIVSGQIRPPKDGERYFALLKVEKINYDEPEVQRDKILFDNLTPLYPEERINLEFDPEEYCTRVMELTTPIGKGQRGLIVAAPRTGKTMLLQAVARAIIANHPEIVLIVLLIDERPEEVTDWQRQVKAAEVISSTFDEPPQRHAQVAEIVMEKAKRLVEHKRDVVILLDSVTRLARAYNTISPPSGKVLSGGLDSNALQRPKRFFGAARNIEFGGSLTILATALVDTGSRMDDVIFEEFKGTGNMEVHLDRRLADKRLFPAIDISQSGTRKEELLVDRDRLNKMWILRKVLSPLGTMEAMEFLMDKIGGTKSNNEFLQSMNR, from the coding sequence ATGTATCTTGCCGAATTGAAGCAAAAGTCCATTGGAGAATTAAATGAAATCGCGCGTGATCTCAAAATTGATGGCGCGCCAAATTTGCGAAAGCAAGAGCTGATTTTCTCTATTCTTCAAGGGCAGAGCGACAAGAACGGAGTCATTTTCGGAGAGGGAGTCCTGGAGACTCTATCAGATGGTTTTGGATTTCTCCGGGCCCCGGATTCCAACTACCTACCGGGCCCCGATGATATTTATATTTCTCCGTCTCAAATTCGACGATTCAATTTGCGAACCGGTGATATTGTCTCAGGGCAGATTCGTCCACCGAAAGACGGAGAGCGGTATTTTGCCCTCTTGAAAGTCGAAAAAATTAATTATGATGAGCCTGAGGTGCAGCGGGATAAAATTCTGTTCGATAATCTCACTCCACTGTATCCTGAAGAGCGGATCAACCTTGAATTTGATCCTGAAGAGTATTGCACAAGAGTGATGGAGCTCACGACGCCCATTGGCAAAGGGCAACGGGGACTGATCGTGGCGGCTCCCAGAACGGGAAAGACCATGCTCTTGCAGGCTGTGGCGCGGGCCATTATTGCGAATCATCCGGAAATTGTCTTGATTGTCCTTCTCATTGATGAACGACCAGAAGAAGTCACCGATTGGCAGCGCCAAGTTAAAGCTGCCGAAGTTATTAGCTCCACCTTTGATGAGCCTCCTCAACGGCATGCCCAAGTGGCAGAGATTGTCATGGAAAAAGCCAAGCGGTTGGTCGAACATAAACGGGATGTGGTGATTTTGTTAGACAGTGTGACTCGATTGGCGCGTGCCTATAATACGATTTCCCCTCCCAGTGGTAAGGTGTTATCCGGAGGTTTGGATTCCAATGCCCTGCAACGACCAAAGCGGTTTTTTGGTGCCGCCAGAAATATCGAATTTGGTGGAAGTTTGACGATTCTGGCCACAGCATTGGTTGATACCGGCAGTCGAATGGATGATGTTATTTTTGAAGAGTTTAAAGGCACGGGCAATATGGAAGTGCACTTGGATCGTCGGTTAGCGGATAAGCGGCTTTTCCCGGCCATCGATATCAGTCAATCCGGCACGAGAAAAGAAGAGTTGCTGGTTGATCGCGACCGTCTGAACAAAATGTGGATCCTCCGGAAGGTGTTAAGCCCTCTCGGGACCATGGAGGCGATGGAATTTCTCATGGATAAAATTGGCGGAACCAAGAGTAATAATGAGTTCTTGCAATCTATGAATCGATAA
- the rpmE gene encoding 50S ribosomal protein L31 encodes MKKGIHPAYEFANVSCACGMTYQTRTTVGDLKVDICSSCHPFFTGTQKIVDAEGRVERFNKKYAKTAKPKAKA; translated from the coding sequence ATGAAAAAGGGCATTCACCCGGCTTATGAATTTGCAAATGTGAGTTGTGCGTGCGGTATGACCTATCAAACCCGGACGACCGTGGGAGACTTAAAGGTCGATATCTGTTCCAGTTGCCATCCGTTTTTCACGGGCACTCAGAAAATTGTGGATGCCGAAGGACGGGTGGAACGTTTCAATAAAAAATACGCCAAAACGGCAAAGCCCAAGGCCAAAGCGTAA
- the prfA gene encoding peptide chain release factor 1, whose product MPPITKTELKEGGLFGKWEAIANKYDTLNDQLSDPAVLSQPTLLVALNKERSEIEPIAQLFGGYRRVVEEIAQTRLMTEDLQLDPDMRRLAGEELQSLESQREAMESQVIELLCPADEGDNKNSFIEIRAGTGGSEAALFAGDLLRMYTKFAEAKGLRVELMEFQETGLGGVKEAVLLVEGKGAFGNFKYESGVHRVQRVPTTEANGRIHTSTATVAVMPEVEEVEVHIDPKDLRIDTYCSSGAGGQSVNTTYSAIRITHIPTGVVVTCQDERSQLKNRTKAMRTLRTRIGDAEREKQEASIAQQRRSQVGTGERSEKIRTYNFPQNRVTDHRIGLTLHKLDRVMEGDLDGLIAGLKAQ is encoded by the coding sequence ATGCCACCAATTACTAAGACAGAGCTTAAAGAGGGCGGTTTATTTGGCAAATGGGAAGCCATTGCGAATAAATATGACACGCTCAACGATCAGTTGTCAGATCCTGCCGTTTTGTCTCAACCGACCCTTCTGGTTGCGCTCAATAAGGAGCGATCAGAGATAGAGCCCATTGCGCAGTTGTTTGGGGGGTACCGACGGGTAGTCGAAGAGATTGCCCAGACTCGCCTGATGACAGAGGATCTGCAATTAGACCCCGATATGCGCCGCTTGGCCGGTGAAGAATTGCAAAGCCTGGAAAGTCAACGCGAGGCCATGGAGTCCCAGGTCATTGAATTGCTCTGCCCGGCTGATGAAGGGGATAATAAAAATTCATTCATTGAAATTCGCGCAGGGACGGGTGGAAGTGAGGCCGCACTTTTTGCCGGCGATCTCCTTCGAATGTACACGAAGTTTGCCGAGGCTAAAGGGTTACGGGTCGAATTAATGGAATTTCAGGAAACCGGTCTTGGTGGGGTCAAAGAGGCGGTTTTGCTGGTTGAAGGCAAGGGAGCCTTTGGAAATTTTAAATATGAAAGTGGAGTGCATCGGGTGCAGCGGGTTCCGACGACAGAGGCTAATGGACGAATTCATACGTCCACGGCTACGGTTGCGGTGATGCCGGAGGTTGAAGAGGTGGAGGTGCACATTGATCCGAAAGATTTACGGATTGACACCTATTGTTCATCAGGAGCTGGTGGACAGAGTGTGAATACGACCTATTCTGCGATCCGGATTACGCATATTCCGACAGGAGTGGTCGTGACATGTCAGGACGAGCGATCCCAACTAAAAAATCGAACAAAGGCCATGCGAACCCTTCGAACACGAATCGGCGATGCCGAGCGCGAAAAACAGGAAGCCTCTATTGCGCAACAACGCCGTTCCCAAGTCGGGACAGGGGAGCGGAGTGAAAAAATCCGCACGTATAATTTTCCACAGAATCGAGTGACCGACCATCGAATCGGGCTGACATTGCACAAATTGGATCGAGTGATGGAAGGCGATCTTGACGGGTTAATCGCGGGCCTCAAAGCCCAATGA
- the prmC gene encoding peptide chain release factor N(5)-glutamine methyltransferase: protein MPCFTSYSQLYRGAVETLIQAGIANARHEALWILEDALGITRLQLHANPDTPVDAEVCQRAVTLFQRRALHEPLQYILGNQDFFGLDFLVQPGVLIPRPESELLVEETIGLLGTDVRPVILDVGTGSGCLAISLAVHLPAAVIIASDKSISALHLAQVNAMRHGVAQRILWVAGDLLSHLLSRNLAGKVTAIIANLPYISHSEWEHLSPDVKDFEPRLALDGGPDGLDVYRRLLDESPGLVSSKGYVLMEVGVGQADLLCRDPSLTNAFRMVKVLPDSQGIPRVVCVQRRLV from the coding sequence ATGCCCTGCTTCACTTCCTACTCACAGTTATATCGTGGTGCGGTTGAGACGCTGATTCAAGCGGGGATTGCCAACGCCCGCCATGAAGCCCTGTGGATTCTTGAGGATGCCCTTGGTATTACGCGATTGCAACTGCATGCGAATCCAGACACTCCCGTTGATGCGGAAGTCTGTCAGCGGGCTGTAACCTTGTTCCAACGCCGTGCCTTACATGAACCACTTCAATATATATTAGGGAATCAAGATTTTTTCGGTTTGGATTTTCTCGTCCAACCTGGTGTGCTCATTCCAAGGCCTGAGAGCGAATTATTGGTGGAAGAGACGATTGGACTGCTAGGGACTGACGTGCGGCCGGTGATTCTGGATGTCGGGACGGGTTCTGGATGCCTGGCGATCAGTCTGGCGGTCCACCTTCCTGCAGCGGTGATTATCGCCTCAGATAAGTCAATCTCCGCGCTACATCTTGCGCAGGTCAATGCCATGCGCCATGGCGTTGCGCAACGAATTCTATGGGTGGCCGGTGACCTGCTTTCCCACTTGTTATCCAGAAATTTAGCAGGTAAAGTGACCGCCATTATTGCCAACCTGCCGTATATCTCCCATTCGGAATGGGAACACCTTTCTCCAGATGTCAAAGACTTTGAACCACGGCTGGCGTTGGATGGAGGGCCGGATGGGCTCGATGTGTACCGGCGGTTATTGGATGAATCGCCGGGACTTGTCTCCTCAAAGGGATATGTCCTCATGGAAGTGGGAGTTGGTCAGGCTGACCTTCTGTGCCGGGACCCTTCCCTGACGAATGCGTTTAGGATGGTAAAGGTCCTTCCGGACTCCCAAGGCATTCCACGAGTGGTATGCGTGCAACGGCGTCTTGTGTAG
- the murA gene encoding UDP-N-acetylglucosamine 1-carboxyvinyltransferase: MDQIRITGGLPLKGSVEIGGAKNAALPILAATLLGGGECVIDHVPHVRDVMTMGKLLALLGVAVQEEGARVRLDAAQVHSIEAPYDLVKTMRASILALGPLLARLGEAKVSLPGGCAIGTRPVNLHLKGLEMMGAEIQVEHGYIHAKAGRLKGARIDLDFPTVTGTENLIMAACLAQGTTSLHNVAREPEITDLCAFLTKRGAKIHGMGTDTITIEGVKELHGAGHWVIPDRVEAGTYLMAGAITGGDVMVKGCVSDHLGSVLKKVQEMGAELTESHDGVRIRRSGPLKAVEIKTLPYPGFPTDLQAQMMALMSVAEGVSVISETIFEGRFLHVPELHRMGASIEIDGPHAVVKGVPLLTGAPVMASDLRASAGLVLAGLAAEGETIVSRVYHLDRGYERLEEKFQALGARIVRVREAA, translated from the coding sequence ATGGATCAAATTCGAATCACCGGTGGATTGCCATTAAAGGGGTCCGTGGAAATTGGCGGAGCCAAGAATGCCGCCTTGCCTATTTTGGCAGCGACGTTGTTAGGGGGTGGGGAATGCGTCATAGACCATGTTCCACATGTTCGTGATGTGATGACTATGGGGAAATTACTGGCCTTGTTGGGAGTGGCGGTTCAAGAGGAAGGCGCCAGGGTCAGACTGGATGCAGCTCAGGTGCATTCGATTGAAGCGCCGTATGATTTAGTCAAAACGATGCGAGCGTCTATTTTAGCCTTAGGCCCTTTACTCGCTCGGCTGGGAGAAGCCAAGGTTTCTCTGCCGGGCGGATGTGCGATCGGCACCAGACCGGTCAATCTTCACCTCAAAGGATTGGAGATGATGGGGGCTGAAATTCAAGTGGAGCATGGATATATCCATGCGAAAGCCGGTCGTCTTAAAGGAGCAAGGATTGACTTGGATTTCCCGACGGTCACGGGCACGGAAAACCTGATCATGGCGGCTTGCCTGGCACAAGGGACCACGAGTTTGCATAATGTCGCACGGGAACCGGAAATCACGGACCTGTGTGCATTCTTAACCAAGCGGGGTGCCAAAATTCACGGAATGGGAACGGACACCATTACAATTGAAGGGGTGAAGGAACTTCATGGGGCAGGGCATTGGGTGATCCCTGATCGAGTTGAAGCCGGCACCTATTTAATGGCCGGAGCGATCACCGGTGGGGATGTGATGGTGAAGGGGTGCGTATCAGATCATTTAGGCAGCGTCCTGAAAAAAGTTCAGGAAATGGGTGCCGAGTTAACCGAAAGCCATGATGGTGTGCGAATTCGCCGGTCGGGTCCGCTCAAAGCGGTGGAAATTAAGACGCTCCCCTATCCCGGCTTCCCGACCGATCTTCAAGCCCAAATGATGGCGTTAATGTCGGTGGCAGAAGGCGTGAGCGTGATTTCCGAAACCATTTTTGAAGGGCGATTTTTGCACGTCCCAGAACTTCACCGGATGGGAGCGTCAATAGAGATTGATGGCCCACATGCCGTGGTCAAAGGTGTGCCGTTGCTCACCGGTGCACCCGTCATGGCTTCGGATTTACGCGCCAGTGCAGGCTTGGTCTTGGCCGGATTAGCGGCTGAGGGCGAAACGATTGTGTCCCGCGTGTATCATTTAGACCGCGGCTATGAACGCCTGGAAGAAAAATTTCAGGCCCTGGGTGCGAGGATTGTTCGCGTTCGCGAGGCGGCATGA
- the hisG gene encoding ATP phosphoribosyltransferase gives MSEGITIALSKGKLLDPTLELFRQAGYTGYHVRADDRRLILEFPEHGHRVLIVRPSDVPAYVEYGAADLGVVGKDVLLEQSPDVYEPVDLNLGVCRLVVARPNGPQLVQRMSSKLRVATKYPTITERYFNQQGLPVELIKLYGSIELAPLVGLADRIVDLVETGNTLKANNLVEDGVIAWSSARLIVNRASLKMKHAVITELIARMKKILSRSRSKKVHA, from the coding sequence ATGAGCGAAGGGATTACCATTGCCCTTTCCAAGGGTAAACTGCTTGATCCGACTCTTGAATTGTTCCGCCAGGCAGGCTATACGGGATATCATGTCCGAGCGGACGACCGTCGATTGATTTTGGAATTCCCGGAGCACGGGCACCGGGTCTTAATTGTTCGCCCGAGTGATGTGCCGGCCTATGTGGAATATGGGGCCGCCGATTTAGGGGTGGTTGGGAAAGATGTCTTGTTGGAACAGAGCCCGGATGTCTATGAACCGGTTGACTTGAACCTGGGAGTCTGTCGTCTGGTGGTCGCCAGGCCGAACGGGCCACAGCTGGTGCAACGGATGTCTTCCAAGCTTCGGGTGGCAACCAAATATCCCACGATCACCGAACGGTATTTTAATCAGCAAGGGTTGCCTGTGGAGTTGATTAAGCTCTACGGGTCGATCGAGTTGGCTCCATTGGTCGGATTGGCCGATCGGATTGTCGATCTGGTGGAGACGGGAAACACTCTGAAAGCCAATAATCTGGTCGAGGATGGAGTGATCGCCTGGTCATCTGCCCGATTGATTGTGAATCGGGCAAGCTTAAAAATGAAACATGCCGTGATTACAGAACTGATTGCCCGGATGAAGAAAATTCTTTCTCGTTCCCGCTCCAAAAAGGTTCATGCATGA
- the hisD gene encoding histidinol dehydrogenase, with protein sequence MKIVSYKDQEFSQAVNRVCQRAAQQNVKVEKSVKTILDAVRQEGDQALQRLTWKFDHVRISPDSLRVTSKDTERAYGELPSSDIKALKYAANRIRTFHRRQRRRSWVYRQQGIQLGQRITPLDAVGVYVPGGKALYPSSVLMNAIPAKVAGVKRVVMCTPTPNGIIHPALLVAADVAGVDEIYRVGGAQAIGALAFGTSTIRPVDKIVGPGNLYVATAKRLVYGQVDIDMIAGPSELLVIADSASDPLHVAADLLCEAEHDEEACVYLVTTSLTLARRVVTEVTRQLAQLGRQAIASRSIQNHALAFVVRTFDEAFELANRIAPEHLSLNMDRAGDYVSRIRHAGAIFVGRYTPPAVVDYVAGPNHVLPTGGSARFFSCLGVDEYIKTSNVVAYSKAALRKSHAPVMRLSLLEGLDAHGRSMESRWT encoded by the coding sequence ATGAAAATTGTTTCCTACAAGGACCAAGAGTTTTCACAAGCGGTGAATCGTGTCTGTCAGCGGGCAGCTCAACAAAACGTCAAGGTTGAAAAATCCGTCAAGACCATATTGGATGCTGTTCGGCAGGAGGGCGATCAGGCACTCCAGCGATTGACCTGGAAATTCGATCATGTCCGAATCAGTCCTGACAGTCTTCGTGTAACGTCCAAAGACACCGAGCGTGCCTATGGCGAACTACCGTCCTCAGATATTAAGGCGCTGAAATATGCGGCGAATCGTATTCGGACTTTTCATCGTCGACAACGAAGGAGATCCTGGGTCTATCGTCAACAGGGGATTCAATTAGGCCAACGGATTACGCCGTTAGATGCTGTCGGTGTGTATGTTCCAGGAGGAAAAGCCCTGTATCCATCGTCGGTGCTCATGAATGCCATCCCCGCGAAAGTAGCTGGGGTGAAGCGAGTGGTCATGTGTACGCCGACCCCGAACGGCATCATCCACCCCGCGTTGTTGGTGGCGGCGGATGTCGCTGGAGTGGATGAAATCTATCGGGTCGGTGGAGCCCAAGCCATTGGGGCCTTGGCTTTTGGCACCTCGACAATCCGGCCCGTGGATAAAATTGTCGGACCCGGGAATTTGTATGTGGCCACGGCCAAACGCCTGGTCTATGGCCAGGTCGACATTGATATGATTGCGGGTCCGAGTGAGTTGTTGGTCATTGCGGATTCCGCCAGTGACCCACTGCATGTGGCGGCTGATCTTCTTTGTGAAGCCGAGCATGATGAGGAGGCCTGTGTCTATCTGGTGACGACTTCTTTGACTCTTGCCAGGCGGGTGGTGACTGAAGTGACCCGCCAACTCGCACAGTTGGGGCGCCAGGCGATTGCGTCCCGATCCATTCAAAATCATGCCCTGGCATTTGTTGTGCGAACCTTTGATGAGGCCTTTGAATTAGCCAATCGGATTGCGCCTGAGCATTTATCATTAAATATGGATCGGGCGGGAGACTATGTGTCACGTATACGTCATGCGGGTGCCATTTTTGTTGGCCGCTATACCCCTCCCGCGGTGGTGGATTATGTGGCAGGGCCCAATCATGTGTTACCAACTGGTGGAAGTGCCAGATTTTTTTCGTGTTTGGGTGTGGATGAGTACATAAAAACCAGCAATGTGGTGGCCTATTCGAAGGCCGCGTTGCGCAAATCCCATGCTCCAGTGATGCGGCTGTCTCTGCTGGAAGGCCTGGATGCACATGGGCGATCAATGGAGAGTCGATGGACATGA
- the hisB gene encoding imidazoleglycerol-phosphate dehydratase HisB has translation MNQHLAPRTASQERKTAETAIRVEWGLDGSGHNQIKTSIPFLDHMLNLFGKHGFFDLTVEAKGDIEIDDHHTIEDVGIVMGQVLTQALGTKEGLTRFGWATVPLDETLAQVTVDLSGRPYLVYNVVLPTRYIKSFDLGLFEDFFQAFVSQGGLNLHVNVLYGRNPHHIMEAIFKAFAKAMDQAVRREERIKGVLSTKGML, from the coding sequence ATGAACCAACATCTTGCTCCCAGAACGGCTTCTCAAGAACGGAAAACCGCGGAAACGGCCATTCGAGTGGAATGGGGCCTCGACGGGTCCGGCCATAATCAGATTAAGACCTCGATCCCGTTTTTGGATCACATGTTGAATCTATTCGGTAAACATGGATTTTTTGATCTGACGGTGGAAGCGAAAGGGGATATCGAGATTGATGACCATCACACGATCGAAGACGTGGGTATTGTCATGGGGCAGGTCTTAACACAGGCTCTCGGGACCAAAGAGGGCCTCACCCGATTCGGGTGGGCGACGGTTCCATTGGATGAAACCCTGGCCCAGGTGACGGTAGATCTGAGTGGCCGGCCGTACCTTGTTTACAATGTGGTGTTACCCACGCGGTATATAAAGTCGTTTGATTTGGGTTTGTTTGAAGATTTTTTTCAGGCATTCGTGAGTCAGGGAGGGTTAAACCTTCATGTGAATGTGTTGTATGGGAGAAATCCTCATCACATCATGGAAGCGATTTTTAAGGCGTTTGCGAAAGCCATGGATCAAGCGGTGAGACGGGAAGAACGAATTAAGGGAGTGCTCTCCACCAAAGGGATGCTCTAA
- the hisH gene encoding imidazole glycerol phosphate synthase subunit HisH: protein MIAIIDYGMGNLRSVQKGFECVGHEAVVTRDLPVIDRASHVVLPGVGAFGDCMDNLARFELMDVIYRSIASGKPFLGICLGFQLLFSESEEFGYHQGLGILAGKVKAIPRPSDDGETSFKIPHMGWNTIQVNTVAPPLRGIVTDSYVYFVHSYYVEPTDCALVSTHTDYGISFASSVWKDNVFATQWHPEKSQAVGLQVLKNFGDWQ, encoded by the coding sequence ATGATTGCCATTATTGATTATGGGATGGGAAATCTCCGGAGTGTGCAGAAAGGGTTCGAATGTGTGGGCCATGAAGCGGTCGTGACTCGAGACCTTCCCGTGATTGACCGGGCCAGTCATGTCGTGTTGCCGGGTGTAGGCGCGTTTGGGGATTGCATGGATAACCTGGCTCGCTTTGAGTTGATGGATGTCATATACCGTTCCATAGCTTCGGGAAAACCTTTTCTCGGCATTTGTTTAGGATTTCAATTGCTGTTTTCGGAGAGCGAAGAATTTGGCTATCATCAAGGATTAGGGATCCTGGCCGGGAAGGTGAAAGCGATTCCCCGTCCGTCCGATGATGGGGAAACGTCCTTTAAAATTCCTCATATGGGTTGGAATACGATTCAGGTCAACACGGTTGCTCCGCCTTTACGTGGCATTGTCACCGACTCCTATGTGTATTTCGTGCATTCCTACTATGTGGAACCGACGGATTGTGCTCTCGTCAGTACCCACACCGACTATGGAATTTCTTTTGCGAGTAGTGTCTGGAAAGACAATGTGTTTGCGACTCAATGGCATCCCGAGAAAAGTCAGGCCGTCGGGTTGCAGGTCTTAAAGAATTTTGGTGATTGGCAATGA
- the hisA gene encoding 1-(5-phosphoribosyl)-5-[(5-phosphoribosylamino)methylideneamino]imidazole-4-carboxamide isomerase, giving the protein MLLIPAIDLKDGKCVRLRQGEMDQVTRYSDDPAAMAEHWQSLGARYLHVVDLDGAVTGTPQHLSHIEAITKRLGIPVQVGGGIRNTSTIRAYLSCGVDRVVIGTAALQDADFLAAAATEFPDKILIGIDVKQGLVAVHGWKTVSSLTPRQVFESVKDLPLGGMVFTDISRDGMLAGPNISALREAVDISPFPVIASGGVTVLKDVQTIQALGSKISGIIIGKALYEGTLDLKAALEMVALTEASQTSC; this is encoded by the coding sequence ATGCTACTGATTCCTGCAATTGATCTGAAGGACGGGAAATGTGTCCGCTTGCGACAGGGCGAGATGGATCAGGTCACCAGGTATTCTGATGACCCCGCGGCGATGGCGGAACATTGGCAGAGTCTTGGGGCCCGCTACCTTCATGTGGTGGATTTAGATGGGGCGGTGACTGGAACCCCTCAGCATCTCTCACACATTGAAGCCATTACCAAACGGTTAGGCATTCCGGTGCAGGTCGGTGGGGGCATACGAAACACGTCAACCATTCGCGCCTACTTGTCCTGTGGAGTGGACCGGGTGGTGATTGGAACAGCGGCCTTACAGGATGCGGATTTTTTGGCGGCAGCCGCGACAGAATTTCCTGATAAAATTTTAATCGGGATTGATGTCAAACAGGGGTTAGTCGCGGTGCATGGGTGGAAGACCGTGTCCAGTCTGACCCCACGACAGGTCTTTGAATCAGTAAAAGACTTGCCCTTGGGAGGCATGGTCTTTACGGACATATCCAGGGACGGCATGTTGGCAGGACCCAATATTTCAGCTCTGCGAGAAGCTGTGGACATTTCGCCGTTTCCCGTCATTGCCTCTGGTGGAGTCACGGTCCTGAAAGATGTGCAGACCATTCAGGCCCTCGGAAGCAAGATTTCCGGAATCATTATCGGAAAGGCCTTATATGAAGGCACCTTGGACTTGAAAGCGGCTCTTGAAATGGTGGCCTTGACAGAAGCGTCCCAAACATCATGCTGA